From a single Raphanus sativus cultivar WK10039 chromosome 3, ASM80110v3, whole genome shotgun sequence genomic region:
- the LOC108847354 gene encoding NDR1/HIN1-like protein 1, producing the protein MGEGEAKAEHVAKADHKHAPSASSTPESYSKDGERRGGGDAYRAFCAAIFTILVLLGIIALILYLVYRPHKPRLTVVGAAIYDLNFTAPPLISTSVQFSVLARNPNRRVSIHYDKLAMYVTYKDQIITPPLQLPPLRLGHKSTVVIAPVLGGAGIPVSPEVANGLKSDEAYGLVSMRVVVTGRLRWKAGAILTGRYGFYATCGVWMRFNRSSNGQVPLLAPSTCKVDV; encoded by the coding sequence ATgggagaaggagaagcaaaagCTGAGCACGTAGCCAAAGCAGATCACAAGCATGCTCCCTCCGCTTCTTCAACGCCGGAGTCTTACTCCAAAGACGGCGAACGACGAGGCGGCGGAGACGCTTACCGAGCATTCTGCGCCGCCATATTTACCATCCTCGTCTTACTAGGAATCATCGCTTTAATACTCTATCTCGTCTACCGTCCACACAAGCCACGTCTCACTGTCGTCGGAGCCGCCATATACGACCTCAACTTCACGGCGCCACCGTTAATCTCAACCTCCGTTCAGTTCTCCGTCTTGGCCCGAAACCCAAACCGGAGAGTCTCCATTCACTACGACAAGCTGGCCATGTACGTTACCTACAAAGATCAGATCATAACGCCCCCGCTTCAGCTTCCACCGCTTCGCCTAGGACATAAATCTACCGTCGTGATAGCGCCGGTGTTGGGCGGCGCCGGGATACCGGTTTCGCCCGAAGTGGCTAACGGGTTGAAGAGTGATGAAGCGTACGGTCTCGTTTCAATGAGAGTGGTGGTTACAGGACGGCTACGTTGGAAAGCTGGTGCTATTCTGACTGGACGGTATGGGTTCTATGCAACGTGTGGTGTGTGGATGAGGTTTAACCGATCTTCTAATGGTCAAGTTCCTCTTCTCGCTCCTTCAACTTGTAAAGTTGATGTCTAG
- the LOC108847353 gene encoding conserved oligomeric Golgi complex subunit 4 codes for MPSTPIRSMAVTRHPELEPDDTAAETVDSSTVKFGTPEALEYVRSLTDVGAMTRLLHECIAYQRSLDSDLDALLSQRTELDRNLVDLQKSAEILDIVKADADHMLGNVRSTCDLADQVSGKVRELDLAQSRVNVTLSRIDAIVERGNCIEGVKTALESEDYESAAKFVQRFLQIDSQYKDSGSDQREQLLASKKELEGIAKKKLLAAIDQRDHPTILRFVRLYSPLGMEEEGLQLYVGYLKKVIAMRGRMEYENVVELMEQGLEQVNFVGCLTNLFKDIVMAIEENDEILRGLCGEDGVVYAICELQEECDSRGSLILKKYMEFRKLARLASDINNSPNLNLLAGGASEGPDPREVELYVEEILSLMQLGEDYTEFMVSKIKSLTSVDAELLPRATKAFRNGSFSKVIQDVTGFYVILEGFFMVENVRKAIRIDEHVPDSLTTSMVDDVFYVLQSCLRRAISTSNISSVIAVLSNAGSLLANDYHEALQQKIREPNLGARLFLGGIGVENTGTEIATALNNMDVSCEYILKLKHEIEEQCTEVFPAPADRERIKSCLSELGELSNTFKQLLNSGMEQLVATVTPRIRPVLDTVATISYELTETEYAENEVNDPWVQRLLHSVETNAAWLQPLMTSNNYDSFLHLIIDFIVKRLEVIMMQKRFSQLGGLQLDRDTRALVSHFSGMTQRTVRDKFARLTQMATILNLEKVSEILDFWGENSGPMTWRLTPAEVRRVLGLRVEFKPESIAALKL; via the exons ATGCCATCGACTCCGATTAGATCGATGGCGGTTACAAGACATCCGGAGCTCGAACCAGACGACACCGCGGCGGAGACGGTGGATTCCTCCACCGTGAAATTCGGCACACCGGAAGCTCTGGAGTACGTACGCTCGCTCACAGACGTAGGCGCGATGACGCGGCTCCTCCACGAATGCATCGCATACCAGCGCAGCTTAGATTCAGATCTCGACGCGCTTCTCTCTCAGCGAACGGAGCTGGATCGCAACCTCGTCGACCTCCAGAAATCCGCGGAGATTCTCGACATCGTCAAAGCCGACGCGGATCACATGCTCGGGAACGTTCGATCCACCTGCGATCTCGCGGATCAGGTGAGCGGGAAGGTGCGCGAGCTCGATCTCGCTCAGTCTCGCGTCAATGTGACTCTCTCCCGCATCGACGCGATAGTGGAGAGAGGGAATTGCATCGAAGGAGTGAAGACGGCTTTGGAATCGGAGGATTACGAGTCCGCGGCGAAGTTCGTGCAGAGGTTTCTCCAGATCGATTCGCAGTACAAGGATTCTGGTTCTGATCAGAGAGAGCAGCTTCTTGCGTCCAAGAAGGAGCTTGAAGGTATCGCGAAGAAGAAGCTGTTGGCGGCTATAGATCAGAGGGATCATCCGACGATTCTTAGGTTCGTGAGATTGTACTCTCCGTTGGGGATGGAGGAAGAAGGTTTACAGCTATACGTTGGTTACTTGAAGAAGGTGATTGCGATGAGAGGGAGGATGGAGTATGAGAATGTTGTTGAGCTCATGGAGCAAGGACTTGAACAGGTCAACTTCGTTGGATGTTTGACCAATTTGTTTAAGGACATTGTCATGGCTATTGAAGAGAACGATGAGATCTTGAGAGGTCTGTGTGGAGAAGACGGTGTTGTTTATGCCATATGTGAGTTGCAAGAGGAATGTGATTCTAGAGGCTCGTTGATCTTGAAGAAGTATATGGAGTTTAGGAAGCTAGCTAGGTTGGCTTCTGATATCAACAACTCTCCAAATTTGAATCTGCTTGCTGGTGGTGCTTCCGAAGGACCAGACCCGAGAGAAGTAGAGCTCTACGTGGAGGAGATACTGTCTCTGATGCAGTTAGGTGAGGATTACACCGAGTTCATGGTGTCAAAGATCAAGTCTTTGACCTCGGTTGATGCTGAGTTGTTACCAAGGGCTACCAAAGCGTTTAGAAACGGAAGTTTCAGCAAAGTGATTCAGGACGTGACGGGGTTCTATGTGATACTTGAAGGGTTCTTTATGGTTGAGAATGTGAGGAAAGCTATAAGGATCGATGAGCATGTACCGGACAGTCTTACAACTTCGATGGTGGACGATGTGTTCTACGTGTTGCAGAGCTGTCTGAGGAGAGCGATTTCGACTTCCAACATCAGCTCTGTGATTGCTGTGTTGAGCAATGCTGGTAGCTTGTTGGCTAATGATTACCATGAAGCTTTGCAGCAGAAGATTAGAGAGCCGAACCTTGGTGCTAGGTTGTTCTTGGGTGGTATTGGTGTGGAAAACACTGGAACTGAGATTGCAACTGCTTTGAACAATATGGATGTGAGCTGCGAGTACATTCTCAAACTCAAACACGAAATCGAGGAGCAATGTACTGAG GTGTTTCCTGCACCAGCAGATCGAGAGAGGATAAAGTCATGTCTATCCGAGTTAGGCGAGCTAAGCAACACGTTCAAGCAGCTACTCAACTCAGGCATGGAACAGCTAGTAGCAACCGTAACACCAAGAATCCGTCCGGTTCTAGACACTGTAGCTACCATAAGCTACGAGCTGACAGAAACAGAGTATGCAGAGAACGAGGTGAACGACCCGTGGGTCCAACGACTTCTCCACTCGGTGGAAACGAACGCTGCGTGGCTCCAACCACTGATGACATCAAACAACTACGACTCGTTTCTGCATCTCATAATAGATTTCATAGTGAAGAGACTTGAAGTGATAATGATGCAGAAACGGTTTAGCCAGCTTGGTGGTCTTCAGCTAGACCGGGACACGAGGGCTTTGGTTAGCCATTTCTCGGGTATGACTCAGAGAACGGTGAGAGATAAGTTCGCTCGGTTAACTCAAATGGCGACGATACTTAACTTGGAGAAGGTCTCGGAGATTTTGGACTTCTGGGGAGAGAACTCAGGACCCATGACTTGGAGACTCACACCGGCTGAGGTTAGACGGGTCTTGGGTCTTCGGGTAGAGTTTAAACCCGAATCTATTGCTGCTCTCAAGTTGTGA
- the LOC108845716 gene encoding uncharacterized protein LOC108845716 isoform X1 codes for MSRPLPLDEMMAALKEKHKTSHFWKIENFSLVKKHINRVESSVFYLGGYRWKLTMLPYGLEGNVFHNVALVLERQFPSLIIQLTVELFVVNQLSQIWHSSGNIVLPVDRNWVWDPNLMSHANSEYLGQLVGDCCIFGVRLFGVETAASGTAECFSVIEKPLNHKVTWMMNRFSSFEPDKAHHSNEFVVGNRKWRIQVHPRGFKEGKDKSFSVYLVGGEFINNVPHVANTYAMFKLRVLDQVNRNHFESRVFGWLGGNSDVIQGYPEFMPLSKLGEPYLVNDKLYVGVEFELISVTNYC; via the exons ATGTCACGACCACTACCCCTTGatg AAATGATGGCAGcgttaaaagaaaaacacaaaacaagTCACTTCTGGAAGATAGAAAATTTCTCTTTAGTCAAAAAACACATCAACAGGGTCGAATCCTCTGTTTTTTATCTTGGTGGTTACAGATG GAAACTCACGATGCTCCCATATGGGTTGGAGGGTAATGTCTTTCATAATGTCGCCTTGGTCTTAGAGAGGCAATTCCCCTCCTTAATTATTCAACTTACAGTTGAGTTATTTGTCGTTAATCAACTATCGCAAATATGGCATTCGTCAG GAAACATAGTCTTACCAGTAGACCGGAACTGGGTTTGGGATCCAAATTTGATGTCACATGCCAATTCCGAGTACCTAGGGCAACTCGTTGGAGATTGTTGTATCTTTGGTGTCAGGCTTTTTGGGGTTGAAACTGCGGCTTCTGGAACAGCTGAATGTTTTAGCGTGATTGAGAAACCTCTCAATCACAAAGTCACTTGGATGATGAACAGGTTCTCGTCTTTCGAGCCTGATAAGGCTCATCATTCTAATGAATTCGTCGTTGGAAACCGGAAATG GAGAATTCAAGTGCACCCAAGAGGGTTTAAAGAGGGAAAAGACAAATCATTTTCTGTGTATCTAGTAGGAGGTGAGTTTATCAACAATGTGCCGCATGTGGCAAACACTTACGCCATGTTTAAGCTGCGTGTATTGGATCAAGTTAACCGCAATCATTTTGAGAGCCGTG tttttggTTGGCTTGGTGGAAATTCTGATGTAATCCAAGGATATCCAGAATTTATGCCTCTCTCAAAACTAGGTGAACCTTATCTGGTGAACGATAAGTTATATGTGGGAGTTGAGTTTGAATTAATCTCTGTGACTAATTATTGTTAG
- the LOC108845716 gene encoding MATH domain and coiled-coil domain-containing protein At2g05420 isoform X2 — MYENRKLTMLPYGLEGNVFHNVALVLERQFPSLIIQLTVELFVVNQLSQIWHSSGNIVLPVDRNWVWDPNLMSHANSEYLGQLVGDCCIFGVRLFGVETAASGTAECFSVIEKPLNHKVTWMMNRFSSFEPDKAHHSNEFVVGNRKWRIQVHPRGFKEGKDKSFSVYLVGGEFINNVPHVANTYAMFKLRVLDQVNRNHFESRVFGWLGGNSDVIQGYPEFMPLSKLGEPYLVNDKLYVGVEFELISVTNYC; from the exons ATG TATGAAAACAGGAAACTCACGATGCTCCCATATGGGTTGGAGGGTAATGTCTTTCATAATGTCGCCTTGGTCTTAGAGAGGCAATTCCCCTCCTTAATTATTCAACTTACAGTTGAGTTATTTGTCGTTAATCAACTATCGCAAATATGGCATTCGTCAG GAAACATAGTCTTACCAGTAGACCGGAACTGGGTTTGGGATCCAAATTTGATGTCACATGCCAATTCCGAGTACCTAGGGCAACTCGTTGGAGATTGTTGTATCTTTGGTGTCAGGCTTTTTGGGGTTGAAACTGCGGCTTCTGGAACAGCTGAATGTTTTAGCGTGATTGAGAAACCTCTCAATCACAAAGTCACTTGGATGATGAACAGGTTCTCGTCTTTCGAGCCTGATAAGGCTCATCATTCTAATGAATTCGTCGTTGGAAACCGGAAATG GAGAATTCAAGTGCACCCAAGAGGGTTTAAAGAGGGAAAAGACAAATCATTTTCTGTGTATCTAGTAGGAGGTGAGTTTATCAACAATGTGCCGCATGTGGCAAACACTTACGCCATGTTTAAGCTGCGTGTATTGGATCAAGTTAACCGCAATCATTTTGAGAGCCGTG tttttggTTGGCTTGGTGGAAATTCTGATGTAATCCAAGGATATCCAGAATTTATGCCTCTCTCAAAACTAGGTGAACCTTATCTGGTGAACGATAAGTTATATGTGGGAGTTGAGTTTGAATTAATCTCTGTGACTAATTATTGTTAG
- the LOC108845721 gene encoding uncharacterized protein LOC108845721: MAMFVRRAASTRNAIAFLRIFSSSSSYSSLVVGRDFFSHKATLRAPDLDVDLRLPSFLRDSRRGFAKGKKSKDDSGLVDVSLDIGPSVKATATCQMEAAIDALSRDLTKLRTGRAAPGMLDHIVVETGGGLKMPLNHLALVSVLDPKTLSINPYHPDTVKELEKAIVSSPLGLNPKLDGQKLIASIPPLTKEHVQAMCKIVTKSSEVVKQSIRRARQKALDTIKKAASGLPKDEVKRLEKDVEELTKKFVKSADDMCKSKENEITTQS, encoded by the exons ATGGCAATGTTCGTGAGACGAGCTGCATCTACTCGAAATGCGATTGCCTTTCTCAGAatattctcctcctcctcctcctactctTCCTTAGTTGTTGGCCGCGATTTCTTCTCCCACAAGGCCACCCTCAGAGCCCCAGATTTGGATGTCGATTTGAGATTGCCCAGTTTTCTCAGAGATTCTCGTCGAGGCTTCGCCAAAGGCAAAAAATCAA AGGATGATTCTGGATTGGTGGACGTGTCTCTGGATATTGGGCCTAGCGTCAAAGCCACTGCCACTTGTCAGATGGAGGCTGCTATTGATGCCTTGTCCAGGGATCTCACTAAACTCAGAACTGGAAGAGCTGCTCCag GAATGCTTGATCATATTGTTGTTGaaactggtggtggtctcaaAATGCCTCTCAATCACTTAGCTTTGGTCTCTGTCCTCGATCCTAAAACTCTCTCTATCAATCCTTACCATCCTGAT ACTGTTAAAGAACTTGAGAAAGCAATAGTCTCCTCACCATTAGGGTTAAACCCAAAACTGGATGGCCAAAAACTTATTGCATCTATCCCTCC ATTGACCAAGGAGCATGTTCAG GCAATGTGCAAGATTGTAACCAAGTCCAGTGAAGTTGTCAAGCAGAGCATAAGAAGGGCACGTCAAAAG GCACTGGACACAATAAAGAAAGCAGCCTCAGGTCTACCAAAAGATGAAGTGAAAAGGCTGGAGAAAGAT GTAGAAGAGTTGACGAAGAAGTTTGTAAAGTCAGCAGATGACATGTGCAAGTCCAAAGAGAATGAGATCACCACCCAATCTTGA